ATCTTTGTTGCCTGATGCTCCTGCATGCGCCACACCTCTCAAAGCTCCTAATACAATAATGTTATTTGCTGATATGACTTCAGCCCCTGGGTTTACATCCCCAATTATTATTATATCTGTATCTGATTTTACAACCTGCCCTGACCGTAACGTACCTTTGTATATTTTTGCATCTTTAGAGCTGGTTGAAAATAACATCTTCTTCTCATCTGACTCATTTGACATTGGCACAAGGTGATGAAAGTTAATTTCGTCCCACGGGAATATTATATCATGTACTCCTCCAAATGTCTTCATGATATCTATCAATTTTTGCAATTCATAACTATTTAGTCTTCTTCCTATAAATTGAATTGGAATTTCATAACCTGAAAAGAAGTTTTTACCATTAACAATCTTCTGCTTAAAGTAATCACAAATGGTATCAAAATCACAGCTATTGTCCAAAATAACAGCTATTCCTTTTCCAAAACCTTTCAATACAACTGGTTCACTCAAACCTGTTTCCCCCTTTTAATGCGATGTAGCGCCTTGCCCATTTTGCAAGTCAAAATAGCTATCAATTATATCCCTTGCAACATATGCAGCATAAGAACCATGTCCACCATTTTCTAACACAACAGCAAAGGCAATTTGCGGATCATCGTAGGGAGCAAAACCGACAAACCAACCATGTGCATCCGAAGAGGTAGAATACTGTGAAGTACCTGTCTTTCCTGCAACAGTAAAAGGCAAATCTTTAAACGCTTGTCTTGCCGTACCTCCTTCTTCACTTGTGACACTCTTCATCCCTTCAAAAACTGCTTGTTTTGCAGCAAGCGACATATTGACCCTACTCAAAACCTTTGGTTTTGAATTGTAAATAACCTTTCCATTTGCATCAACAATTTTATCTATTAGATTTACCTGATACCTTGTTCCGCCATTTGCAACAGTTGCAATAAAGCTTGCCATCTGAACGGGAGTAAATGCATTTATAGACTGACCAATTGCTGCTAAAACTGTGTCACCAGGATACCATGGCTGGTTGAATATCTTCTTCTTGTTTTCCTCATTTGCAAGAATACCATTAGACTCCCCATCAAGTTGGATATTTGTTTTTCCGCCCAGTCCAAACAAATTGGCATACTTGTCAATCCTATCAATCCCAAGCCTTCTACCAGTTTCATAAAAAAACACATTGCATGAAACCTTCAACGCATCGACAACATCTACCCATCCGTGTGTTCTGCGGTATCTATTCCATAGCCAACAAGCTGGCATAAAACCAGATTTTGCATAGTACATGTATCGGCCCGTATCTAATATTTTTTCGTTGGGTTTTATCACACCTTCTTGCAAGCCTGCTATTGCCGTCAAAATCTTAAAAGTTGAACCAGGTGGATAAACACCTGCAATAGCCCTATTAAACATTGGCCTGTTAGGGTCATTTATTAGTTTATTCCACTCATTTATTGTAATTCCTTTTATAAATATGTTTGGGTCATAAGAAGGATAGCTTGTGAGTGCAAGGACATTTCCTGTTTTTACATCAATCACAACAGCTGCTCCTGCTGTTGCCTTTGGGAATCTTTCACCAAACTCTCCGTTTCTTATTTTTTCTAACACCTTTTTGAGCGAGTTATAAGTAACCTTCTGCAATTTGTTATCAATTGTGAGGTAAATATTTGCTCCTTTTATTGGCTCTTTCTCAACCTTGACATTATTTATTCTCCCAAACTTGTCAACTTCAATAAGCTGTATTCCATCTTTGCCACGCAAATAATCTTCATATTTCTTTTCTATTCCCTCAACTCCAATGAGACTGTCTACCGAATATCCTTTGTCTTTTAACTCTTCATACTGCTGTTGTGTAATTTTCCCTACTCTTCCTACAACAAAAGCATTATAAATTGCATCTTTATACACCCTTACCGCCTTTACATCTATGTTGACAAAAGAAAATTCTTTTCGTCTTTCCTCTATTTGTGCAATAGTTTTCATTGAAATATCTATTGCTATTGTAATAGGTTGGTACATCTGATAATAATTGTAAAATAACATATCCTCAATTGCCATAACCTGAAGGGTTAAATTCAAATCAAGATTGTCTGGGATGTAAAACCTTTTTCTAAGAAGATTAAATGCTTGCTCAGCGGTATAATTTAAAGGTATATTTCTGTCCTTTTTCCATTGGTGTTCAACCTTTTTGGCAAGTTTTTTGTCATTTATACCAAAGTCAAATCTTATAGGATTTATAGCAATTTTGAACTGATTTAATATCTTGTCATTATTTTTATTTAAAATCTTAACTATTTCAATTATCTTTCTTGTAAACTCCTTCTTCTCCTCTTCTGTTCTAAGCTGCTGAGTTTTTAAAATCTGCAGGACATATGCTGGTCTATTGTCAGCAAGAGGCCTTCCGTTTCTATCAAAGATGATTCCCCTTGGCGCCTCTAAATTTGCTTTTTGCATAATTCTTCTCTCTGAAACCTCATAATAATAGTCGCCCTTGATTATCTGAAGATAACCAAGGCGAACAATTAATATAGTTGTCATGCATATAAAAAGTATGTATAAAAATGTCCACCTATTGAAAACTTTCTTTTCTCTTAATTTTTCAATAAATAATATCTTCATTCTTCTTTTAAATTTCTCCCCTTTTTAAGTCTGAGAAGATATTTACTCTCTTTTGATATAACAAAGTAAATAAATATTCCAGATATTGAGTCTAAAATGAACTGAATCACTGAGGTACTTAAAATCAAAGACACATTAGGTACGGTTTTGTTTACATAGCTCTCTATTAAATAATGTAAAAGATTTTTAGACAGCAAAAAGCCAAAAAGATAGATTAAAAAGATTTCTATTCTCTCTAAATAGATCCTCTCTTTTAATCGTTTGTTTACAAATAGGAGCACAACCATCAGGAAGACATTTATAAAAAAGCTGTTGGTAAATAGGGAACAAAATATAAAAATTAAAACCACATTTGCAATTAGAGCATCAGTAAACTCAAAAAAAATTACATTACACACAAGAAGTGGAATGTACAATAATATTGAATTTCCCTTTATATACACAATTTCTTGTAAAACCGTCTGCAGCACAGTCGCTCCAATTATATTTGCACCGTATAACATCACCTTATTTTTAAACAATTCACCTAACACCTACCGAAAAATTGATACCTTTTACTTTTTTTAGTACCATGACATACTCTATATTTTCGATATCTACCGCAGGCTTTATCAGTATGTTCTTCGTAAGTTCAAACTTGTCATTTTTTATTTGGACAATCTTTCCTATTACAATGCCTTTTGGAAATATCTCACCCATTCCAGATGTAATGACAACATCATTTACTTTGACCTTCGAATCTTTTGAAACATATTTAAGTTCACAAAGCCCTTTTCCCATAAGGTTAAGATTTCCCCTTACAACTCCAATATCCCTTGTTCTTACAACCATGGCAGATGCCGAGAAATCTGCGTCTAATAAAGTCTCAACCTTTGCCCAATTCAGGCCACAGTCAACAATACTACCAACTAAGCCTTGGTTGTTAACAACCACCATATTCTTTCTAATTCCATCTTTCAAACCTTTGTCTATAATAAAATAACTTAACCACCCCTCAGACGACCTGAGTGTGACCCGCGCCACTTCATAATCAGCAGCTGTCTCAATTTGATTTTTAAGCCCAAGAAGTTCTTTTAGCTTTTTGTTTTCACTTTTTATTTCTTCAATTGTTACTCTATCAGTGCTTAGTTTGTCAAGCTGTTCTTTTAGATGTTTATTTTCGGCAATAATCTGATTCAAATGTGTAATACCATTTATATATTCCTTTATACTTCTAATTATTTTAACAACCTTAGAATTGACAGGAACATAGCCATCTTTCATCTTTTTCGAAATTATATTAGAGTCATAGTTTTGGATAGAAATTATAGTTGCAATAATGCTAAACAAAAAAGACACTATAATAATTATTGCAATGAAAACGTTCTTTTTCAAAACATTTCATCCTCCACTATCTTGAGCTCCTATTAATCATAACCTTCTGCAATGTTTCAAGCTCTTCTAACGCCTTTCCTGCTCCAAGCGCAACACAGTCAAGTGGTCTTTCTGCTATGTGAACAGGCAAACCTGTCTCTTGCTTAATTAGCTTATCAAGCCCTTTTAAAAGTGCTCCTCCACCTGTTAACATTATCCCCCTTTCCATAATGTCTGCTGCAAGCTCAGGAGGAGTCTTCTCAAGGGTCTGTTTAATTGCATCAACTATTGCCATAACAGGCTCTCTTAAGGCATCCCGTATCTCAGATGAAGAAACCTTTATTGTTTTTGGAAGGCCAGTTATTAAGTCTCTCCCTTTAATTTCATACCATTCTTCTTTTTCCAATGGATATGCTGAGCCAATTTTTATTTTTATTTCTTCTGCTGTTCTATCACCAATCATAAGATTGTATTCTTTCTTTATATAATTTGAAATAGCTTCATCAAACTCATCCCCAGCAATTCTCAAAGATTTGCTGGTCACAATACCACCAAGCGAGATTACTGCAACTTCAGAGGTCCCACCGCCAATATCAACCACCATACTCCCTGCTGGCTCGTCAATCGGAAGACCAGCACCAATTGCTGCTGCCATTGGCTCTTCCATTATATAAACCTCTTTTGCACCTGCTTTATATGCTGATTCCTCTACTGCTCTTCTTTCAACTTCAGTGACCCCTGATGGAACGCAAATAACCACTCTCGGCTTAAGACCCAACAGAGATTTTTTGTATGCTTTTTCTATAAAGTATTTTAGCATAACCTGAGTAGTATAAAAATCTGCAATAACTCCATCTTTTAGCGGTCTGATAGCTACAATATTTCCAGGTGTTCTTCCAATCATTTCTTTTGCTTCATTGCCAACCGCTAAAATTTTTCCTGTATCCTTTTGAACAGCAACAACAGAAGGCTCGTTTACAACAATGCCTTTGCCACGTAAATGAACCAATGTATTTGCTGTGCCCAAGTCAATTCCTAAATCTCTATAAAGCGACTTTAATAGCCCCATCATAACTCTCCTTTCATCAAGTCATATCCTAATTTTTGTAGCATGGTGTTTAGCTTGTACAGGGGAAGACCAACAACATTGTAAAAACAACCTTCTACCTTCTCAACTATCAAACTTCCAAAACCCTGAATCGCGTATGCTCCTGCCTTGTCAAAAGGTTCACCAGTTTTTATATATCTTAATATCTCTTCGTCACTCATCTGTTTTATATAAACATAACTTTTTTCAAAGTCAACTAAAATTTGGCGACAACTATCATCAATTATGCAGACACCTGTAAAAACTGTATGGCGTTTGGCGCTTATCTTTTTTAACATGTAAAAAGCTTCCTCTTCATTTGATGGTTTGCCAAGAATAGTGCCTTCTATGAAAACAATTGTATCGGCTGAGATTATTAAAGAATCTTTTGCGCTCTCACCAAGCCTCCTGAAAACCTCTTCACCTTTTTTCTTAGCCAAATTCATCACATTTTCCTCAGGTGGTAAATCATGGTCAACAATTTCATCTACATTTGAAGGAACTATATCAAACTTTATTCCAAATTGTTTTAAAAGTTCTATTCGCCGTGGAGAAGAAGATGCAAGTACCACTTTTTTCAATTTTGAAATATAACCCCTTTCGCTTTTTTTTGAAATTATAACCTCACTTTTAGTTTGTGGCAAAATTGAGACCTCTGATATTTTATTATATCATTTAAATGTTGCAAAAAAAATAACTTTTGATAAAAAAAGAAGCTGGCAAATGAGCAAACCAGCTTCTTTTAAAAAATTGTAAGATATTTTTATGGCTCCTTTTTAATACAATGGTCTCCTCTTATAATGTGTATGAAGTATATGATGCGCCTTTTCACTATTTGGATGTCCTAAGAATTCTTCATATAGCTTTTTGATTGTTGGATTTTCATGAGACTTTCTTATTGGCAGTGACCTATCCTCGTCATATATAGCACTTGCTCTGAGCTTTGCAACATCTACTTTTTCTCTTACCTTTGCTGGGACAATTGGCTGGCCACCGCCCATTATACAACCACCAGGACATGCCATGATTTCAATAAAGTGATATTCCTTTTCACCATTCTTAACCATCTCAAGCAGTTTCTTTGCATTAGCAAGCCCATGTGCAACTGCAGCCTTTATCTTCATTGTACCAACATCAATTTCTGCCTCTCTTATTCCTTCTAAACCACGAACCTGTGTAATTTCTACATTTTCAAGTGGCTTCCCTGTCAAAATCTCGTATACTGTTCTAAGTGCTGCTTCCATTACACCACCTGTTGTGCCAAAAATGACACCTGCACCTGTTGCATCACCCATTGGGTCGTCAAAATGATTGTCTGGCAGGTTAACAAAATCTATTCCTGCTTCCTTTATCATCCGGGCAAGTTCTCTTGTTGTCAGCACAGCATCTACATCAGGATATCCACTTGCTGCAAGCTCTTCTCTTTGCGCTTCAAACTTTTTGGCTGTGCATGGCATTATGGAGACTACAAACATGTTAGCAGGATCAATTCCCATCTTCTGCGCATAGTATGTCTTCAAAATTGCTCCAAACATCTCATGTGGAGATTTGCAAGTTGATAAATTGTCTAAGAATTCTGGGAAGTAGTGTTCACAGAATTTTATCCATCCGGGTGAGCATGAAGTAATAAGCGGAAGCTTCCCACCATTTTTGATTCTATTTATAAGCTCTGAGCCTTCTTCCATGATTGTAAGGTCTGCACCTGTGTCTGTGTCAAATACCTTGTCAAATCCAAGCATCTTAAGAGCTGTTACCATCTTACCTGTCACACGGGTCCCAATCGGAAGACCAAATTCCTCACCAAGCGCAACTCTTACAGCTGGTGCTGTTTGAACAACAACATATTTGTTCTTATCAGCCAAAGCCTTCCATACAATATCAGTAGAATCCTTTTCACGAAGTGCCCCGACAGGGCATGCTTGAATACACTGACCACACATTGTACATGCAACATCATTCAAACTTCTATCAAATGCTGTTGAGACAACTGTTCTAAAACCTCTATAGTTTGCATTTATAACACCAACTTCTTGGACATTTCTACATACATTAATACATCTTTTGCAAAGTACACACTTGTTCGGGTCTCTAACAATTGAAGGAGAAAAGTCATCAAGAGGCCGTCTTATATTTTCACCTTCATATCTTATCTGCTTGACATTCAAATCTTCAGCAAGTTTTTGAAGTTCACAATTACCACTTCTGACGCATGTTAAGCAGTTTCTGTCGTGGTTGGACAAAATCAGCTCAAGGTTAACCTTTCTTGCTCTTCTTACTCTTTCACTGTTTGTGATAACTTCCATACCTTCTGACACAGGATAAACACAAGCTGCTTGCAAGCTCCTTGCACCTTTTACTTCAACAACACACATCCTACAAGCGCCAATCTCATTTATACCTTTTAAGTAACAAAGGGTTGGAATTTCAACTCCTGCTTCACGTGCTGCCTGCAGAACAGTGTAGTCCTTTGGTACCTGAAGTTTCTTGCCATCTATTGTTATATTCACCATCTCCATTTGTTGTACCCTCCTTCTTAAGCCTTCTTAGAGATTGCTTTGAATGGACATTTTTCTATACATACTCCACACTTAATACATTTTGTCTGGTCAATCTCAAACGGCTTCTTAATTTGACCAGTTATAGCATTTGCAGGACAGTTCTTAGCACAGATACCACAGCCTTTGCAAAGATCTTTGTCAATTACAATTCTCAAAAGTGCCTTACATGCCCCTGCCGGACATCTCTTTTCTTTGACATGTGCTTCATATTCATCTCTGAAGTATCTTAGTGTACTCAAAACTGGGTTTGGCGCTGTCTGACCAAGTCCACAAAGAGCGCTGTCCTTAATTGAATATGCAAGCTCTTCTAACTTCTCTAAATCCTCTTCTGTCCCGTTTCCACTTGTAATCTTTTGCAGTATCTCAAGCATTCTTCTTGTTCCTATTCTACATGGCGGACACTTTCCACATGACTCATCAACTGTGAACTCTAAGAAGAACTTTGCTATATCAACCATACATGTATCTTCATCCATTACAATCATGCCACCAGAACCCATCATTGTCCCAAGCGCTGTGAGTGAGTCAAAGTCAATAGGCGTGTCCATTAAAGATGCAGGAATACATCCACCAGATGGTCCACCTGTCTGAACAGCTTTGAACTTCTTACCACCTGGTATTCCACCGCCAATGTCTTCGACTATCTCTCTTACAGTTGTCCCCATTGGAACTTCAATAAGCCCTGTGTTGTTAACCTTTCCAACAAGTGCAAATACTTTGGTACCCTTGCTCTTTTCTGTTCCGATTGATGCAAACCACTCTGGTCCTTTGAGGATTATAACAGGAATATTTGCATACGTCTCAACATTGTTCAAAAGTGTTGGTTTGCTCCAAAGTCCCTTTACTGCTGGGAATGGTGGTCTTGGTCTTGGCTCTCCACGATGACCTTCAATTGATGTCATTAAAGCTGTCTCCTCACCGCAAACAAATGCACCAGCACCAAGTCTTATCTCTATATCAAATTCAAAGTCTGTTCCCAAAATATTCTTGCCCAGAAGCCCATACTCTCTTGCCTGGTTTATCGCAATCTCAAGTCTCTTGACAGCCAGCGGATACTCAGCCCTGACGTAAACATAGCCTTGTTTTGAGCCAATTGCATAACCAGCAATTGCCATAGCCTCAATAACAGAATGTGGGTCACCCTCTAAGATGCTTCTATCCATGTACGCACCAGGGTCACCTTCGTCAGCATTGCAGACAACATACTTGACATCACCTGGTGCTTTTGCTGCAAATTCCCATTTCAAACCTGTTGGGAATCCACCGCCACCTCTTCCTCTCAAGCCCGACCTTTTTACCCAGTCAATTACCTGCTCTGGAGTCATCTCTGTCAAGACCTTTGCTAAAGCTTTGTATCCGTCGTATGCTATATACTCTTCAATGTTTTCTGGATTTATAACACCGCAGTTTCTAAGAGCAATTCGCATCTGTTTTTTGTAGAACTTGACTTCATTTAAGGACTTTATCTGGCCTTCTTCAAGTGACTCTTTATACAAAAGCCTTTTTACTATTCTTCCTTTTAAAAGATGTTCTTCCACAATCTCTTTTACATCAGAGTCTGCAACCTTACTATAGAATGCACCTTCGGGATAGACAATGACAATCGGACCTTCTGCACAAAGTCCAAAACATCCTGTACGAATTACTTGAACCTCGTCTTTTAAATTGAAGTTTTCTATCTCTTTCAAAAAAGCGTCATATATCTTGTCTGACCCGCCTGATGTACAACCTGTCCCACCACATACAAGAACATGTGCTCTATATAATGGCATTATAGCTTACCTCCCTTTTATTTGTTTGCTTCTTTATTTTCTTCATAGCCAATTGTGTATTCATATACTGGCTTTCCATTCACAATATGCTCAGCAACAACTTTTGAAACTTTTTCAGGTGTCATTTTTACATATGTTACCTTCTCTTTGTTTGGCTCATATACTTCTACAATTGGCTCATATTTGCAAAGACCTATACAGCCCGTCTGAACAACTGTTACATTCTTAAGATTTCTTTTTTGAATCTCCTCAACAAACTTTAGCATAACAGGTCTTGCACCTGCTGCTATCCCACATGTTGCCATACCAACTACTATTCTGATTCCCTCTCCTTGCTGTTTTCTAAATTCGAGCTCTTCCAATGCCTTTTTTCTTATCTCTTCAAGCTCCTGAATAGACTTAATCATTGAAATTCGCACCTCCAAATAAATTTGATAACCCTCTTGAAAGCTCTTCCTTAATAAACTCTTGTACACTTGGCAAATTGAGAGGTACACCTTCCCCAAGAGCACTTTTTAGCTTATTTGTATCAAAAACAAACTCTTTTTTGTCGATTCTGTGCACATAAACAAAATCCACATCCGGTGTACCACATACTAAAAGGAGTAGTGTATCAACAATATTCCCAATCGGTGGCCTGTCAATATGCGAATGCTGCAGCTTAATTTTTACCTTTGTGCCATTTTCAGATGAGTCAATAATAAGCTTTCCATTACAGTCTTTTGCAAGCTGTGAGGCAAGTGCCAAACCAAGTCCTACCTTTCTTGTTTTCCTTGTAGTATAAAAAGGATTTGTCACCTCATTTATTAACTCTTTTGGTATACCTCTCCCATTGTCCTCAATTGAGATTAAAAATATGTCATTTTCTAAATCTTCAACAATCTCAATCTTGACAAACGTTGCCCCAGCCTCAATTGAATTTTGCACAAGGTCAAGGATATAAAGTGAAAGTTCGTTCAACCAAATCACCCTATTTTATTCTTATCACACAGACAGTTTGTTAAGTTAATATCTTGACAAGATATTTTCAATATCTTCAGGTGCTAATTTTCCATAGACAGTGTTATCAATTACAACAACAGGTGCAAGTCCACAAGCTCCTAAGCATCTTGTTGCTTCAATAGAGAATTTCCCATCTTCAGTTGTGCCACCAACGTCAATCTTTAAAAGCTCTTTTAATTTATCCAAAATTTTATCTGCACCTTTTACATAGCAAGCAGTTCCCATGCACACACTAATCTTGTGGTCACCTGTTGGTTTTAATGTAAACCTGGTATAAAATGTTGCAACCCCATAAACCTCTGCCATTGGAATGTTCAGACCCTCTGCAATTCTCTTTTGTACCTCGTATGGCAAGTATCCAAATAGTTCTTGTGCCTCATGCAAAACAGGAATTAGAGCACCTCTTCTTGATTTGTTTTTTTCAATAATCTCATCAAGTTTTTTGAAGTTTTCCTCGGTCAGATTTTTGCCTTGGCAACAAGACATTAAATCGCATCCCCCTTCTATTGTTAGAAATTTAACATATTCAATTACACCTACTTTCTCTATTGTAACATATAATAGGGTATAAATGAAGTATAAATTTTGGAGAATTTACTTGAAAAATATTGTATACAGTATATCACTTTCAATAAAAAACTCCTTTTCGTTAATATCCCATAGATGATGTGCATCAGAAGAGTGTAAAAAAATGTACCTGCTATCTTTGGGCAAAAGATTTGTAAATTCAAATTCATTGACTTTTGAAACTTCTAAAAGAGAAACATCTTTTAGTTCATCTGGTAATGTTCCCAGCCTTCCAATTATTCCATAGGATTGTCTATTGATATGAGCTGGAACAAAAATCATATTGTAAAACTTTGAAATTTCATAAACTTGAAATATACTTAAATTCAGTGGTTGGAGCAGAAGTTTTTTATAGCTTCCGACAATATTGTCTTCCTTGTCCACTAAGAACTGATTTCCATATATATCCTCTCTCAAGGCTATGTTTGGAAGGTTTTCTTCAATAATCTCTTGAAACTCTTCCACTACAGAGAAATCTTTGAAATATAAAAGAACATGGACTTCTTCACAAGTTTCTATCTCAACACCTGGGATAAATAAAATCCCAAGATGTTTTGCAACCTCTAAGAACTCTTTCAAATTCAATGTAGAATTATGGTCTGTTATGGAAATTACATTTAGTCCCTTTATCTTTGCCATGTTTATTATATTATTTGGGGTCATGTCATTGTCAGCACAAGGTGAGAGCGCAGAGTGAATGTGCAGGTCATAATAGAGTTTCATTTTGACCTTCCTTCTCTTGAAGAATCAGTAATTTTGCGGTCTCAAAATGAGAAAGCTCGGTTGTGAAAATAGGAATATTTTCCTGTTTAGATTTTTGAAGCATATTGGCATCTGGCTTTACACCTTCTGTTAATATGATAGCCTTCACATCTCTCAAAGTTGCCACTGCAATGACATTTATGTTGTTCTGAATTGTTATCCAGATACTGCGATCTTTGATATGTGAAATTGCAAAGCTCAAAACATCTCCAATATACACATTTTCGTACACATCATCATCTCTAATAACATCATTCACAAGGTTAAAATATTTTCTTAGGTGCGCAACTCTTGGCATTTATTCTTCATCCCTTTCAAGTGATGGTGGTAGTTTATTTGAAAGCTCAACCATTTTATTTGCAAGCTCTTTAATATTTTCACGAAGGATAAAGATACAATCTGTATCGTTTGCCAAACCTCTGACTATGTCCTCTGCGAGGGTTTTGCATGTTGGAGAACCACAGGCACCACAATCCAAACCAGGCAAAATCTTTAATATCTCATTTACCCTCTCATACTTTTTCATAGCCTCTTCTATATCAGAATCAAGCTCTAATACAGGGTTTGCCTCCAATTCTTTTCTAAACAAAAGGTCTTCCATCTTTATTCCAAGGTCATTGACAATTTTTCGAGTATTTTCTTCTAATATTTGGGCTTTGTCTGCAAGTTTAGAAGACCACTTTTTGATTCTATTCTTAGCAACATACGGATTTTCTACCGTCAACGGTCCACCCACACAACCCCCACTGCATGCAAGTCCTTCAAAGTAAACAATATTATTCAGCCTTCCATTCTCAATCTCTTCCAAAACCTTTATAACATTATGAATCCCATCCACATTTACATACTCATCAATTCCCAAGGCTAAACTCTCTCCACCAGATGCTGCCCATCCAATCCCTTTGCCGGATGAAATAGAAATAGGTTCTACATCATTCATACTTTTCAACTTACTTCTAACAAGCCCATAAATATCCTTGATAGCAATTACTCCATCTACATATGACCTTTCAAACCCAAGTGGCAAGTTTACGTAAGTCATCTTTGCTGCACAAGGTGAGATGAAAAAAGCACCTATTCTGTCTATCTCAATGCCTTTTTGCCTGTTTATTCTCTTTTTTGCGAGGTGGGCAGCAACCTCCATTGGAGAAGCAAGTGGGAGGATATTATCAATCAAATCTGGGAATTTTGTCTGGATAAGCCTTACCACTGCTGGGCAGGCAGAAGAAATTATGGGTCTTTTATCTCTCTTTTTTGAAATAAACTCCTTTGTGAACTCTGTCACAATCTCTGCTGCTTTTGCCACTTCAAATATGTCGTCAAATCCTATTTCTAACAATGCATGTAATAGTTTATTGATATCATCTGTTTCAAATTGAGCATAAAATGAGGGTGCTGGTAGAGCAACTTTATATTCGTATTTTTTTATATCATCTAAACTATTTGTTACAGCATATTTTGCGTGATACGGGCATGTTCGTATACACTCACCACAGTCTATACATCTTTGATCGATAATTCTGGCTTTTGAACTTCTCACTCTTATTGCTTCTGTTGGACACTTTTTAATACAATTTGTACACCCTCTGCACTTCTCTCTGTCAAGCATTATCGAATGCAGATTAAAAGGCATTTTAAAATTCACTTCCTTAAAAGAATATTAAGATAATTTAAATTATTTGTTGAACACGACCATATACACCCTTGTTCCAGTGCCTTTTTGGGACTCAATCTCAAAATGATCAGAATATTTTTTCATATTAGGAAGACCCATACCCGCGCCAAATCCTAAGTTTCTTATTTCTTCAGGAGCTGTCGAGTACCCTTCCATCATTGCAAGTTCAATATTCTCTATTCCAGGGCCTCTGTCTTCAGCAATTATTTCAATCTTGTCTTTTGAGATGATGGCTTTCAAAACTCCACCTACAGAATGTATAACAATATTCATCTCTGCTTCGTATGAAATAATGGCAACCTTTTTCAAAATTTCAGGCTT
This Caldicellulosiruptor changbaiensis DNA region includes the following protein-coding sequences:
- the minC gene encoding septum site-determining protein MinC, translating into MSEPVVLKGFGKGIAVILDNSCDFDTICDYFKQKIVNGKNFFSGYEIPIQFIGRRLNSYELQKLIDIMKTFGGVHDIIFPWDEINFHHLVPMSNESDEKKMLFSTSSKDAKIYKGTLRSGQVVKSDTDIIIIGDVNPGAEVISANNIIVLGALRGVAHAGASGNKDAVVFAIEMNPVQIRIANIIARAPDEQNQEQERVPEVAYIEDDTIVIKPVSQF
- the mrdA gene encoding penicillin-binding protein 2 translates to MKILFIEKLREKKVFNRWTFLYILFICMTTILIVRLGYLQIIKGDYYYEVSERRIMQKANLEAPRGIIFDRNGRPLADNRPAYVLQILKTQQLRTEEEKKEFTRKIIEIVKILNKNNDKILNQFKIAINPIRFDFGINDKKLAKKVEHQWKKDRNIPLNYTAEQAFNLLRKRFYIPDNLDLNLTLQVMAIEDMLFYNYYQMYQPITIAIDISMKTIAQIEERRKEFSFVNIDVKAVRVYKDAIYNAFVVGRVGKITQQQYEELKDKGYSVDSLIGVEGIEKKYEDYLRGKDGIQLIEVDKFGRINNVKVEKEPIKGANIYLTIDNKLQKVTYNSLKKVLEKIRNGEFGERFPKATAGAAVVIDVKTGNVLALTSYPSYDPNIFIKGITINEWNKLINDPNRPMFNRAIAGVYPPGSTFKILTAIAGLQEGVIKPNEKILDTGRYMYYAKSGFMPACWLWNRYRRTHGWVDVVDALKVSCNVFFYETGRRLGIDRIDKYANLFGLGGKTNIQLDGESNGILANEENKKKIFNQPWYPGDTVLAAIGQSINAFTPVQMASFIATVANGGTRYQVNLIDKIVDANGKVIYNSKPKVLSRVNMSLAAKQAVFEGMKSVTSEEGGTARQAFKDLPFTVAGKTGTSQYSTSSDAHGWFVGFAPYDDPQIAFAVVLENGGHGSYAAYVARDIIDSYFDLQNGQGATSH
- the mreC gene encoding rod shape-determining protein MreC: MKKNVFIAIIIIVSFLFSIIATIISIQNYDSNIISKKMKDGYVPVNSKVVKIIRSIKEYINGITHLNQIIAENKHLKEQLDKLSTDRVTIEEIKSENKKLKELLGLKNQIETAADYEVARVTLRSSEGWLSYFIIDKGLKDGIRKNMVVVNNQGLVGSIVDCGLNWAKVETLLDADFSASAMVVRTRDIGVVRGNLNLMGKGLCELKYVSKDSKVKVNDVVITSGMGEIFPKGIVIGKIVQIKNDKFELTKNILIKPAVDIENIEYVMVLKKVKGINFSVGVR
- a CDS encoding rod shape-determining protein, with protein sequence MGLLKSLYRDLGIDLGTANTLVHLRGKGIVVNEPSVVAVQKDTGKILAVGNEAKEMIGRTPGNIVAIRPLKDGVIADFYTTQVMLKYFIEKAYKKSLLGLKPRVVICVPSGVTEVERRAVEESAYKAGAKEVYIMEEPMAAAIGAGLPIDEPAGSMVVDIGGGTSEVAVISLGGIVTSKSLRIAGDEFDEAISNYIKKEYNLMIGDRTAEEIKIKIGSAYPLEKEEWYEIKGRDLITGLPKTIKVSSSEIRDALREPVMAIVDAIKQTLEKTPPELAADIMERGIMLTGGGALLKGLDKLIKQETGLPVHIAERPLDCVALGAGKALEELETLQKVMINRSSR
- a CDS encoding Maf family protein; protein product: MSKLKKVVLASSSPRRIELLKQFGIKFDIVPSNVDEIVDHDLPPEENVMNLAKKKGEEVFRRLGESAKDSLIISADTIVFIEGTILGKPSNEEEAFYMLKKISAKRHTVFTGVCIIDDSCRQILVDFEKSYVYIKQMSDEEILRYIKTGEPFDKAGAYAIQGFGSLIVEKVEGCFYNVVGLPLYKLNTMLQKLGYDLMKGEL